A window of the Kazachstania africana CBS 2517 chromosome 10, complete genome genome harbors these coding sequences:
- the TAO3 gene encoding Tao3p (similar to Saccharomyces cerevisiae TAO3 (YIL129C); ancestral locus Anc_2.232), translated as MNTGFTFPPQSGNIDDSNETKNNIEGQSRDLLISDINDNTEGNIMRSNSFAQDHAYFPSNDPPVTESKFPVIDIPSPLEIGGQKIRSVSEQKPQSIPLENTVPLTPMINNDDFHNHPKTELNIPVEKSFTPTDSVNKPIEEEYVVNLRQQMATDWKSPSEYALHILFTKFVRHAESKLNLCLQHPSNPEPPIIDILGEGVDPSFDTIIESLGHIARKKPKPVIDAMMFWRKSKSESANSAAEHVQTLIKEYNIRANNPSFSSAASPTTPSSSGSISASVPRRSISAKLYKTSNDNPKLLQLQQSIEKEKTLALQADRKSLISIYILCRVLIEIVKQSPEDVNDDLNDKLEEIIFTQLKTTDPFSISSSLIKSSNWNSFAELLGCMSEKNFLSVSDRFIADLEKMPSHISEEMEPNIHLLILGMRYIRLKNYPLDKFEETADFIKSLSKFFARTESLTVRLAYAEVINQLLLPLAGSLSAEVNHPTWIEAMELLLECAKKLKSDSKYWANGFKLMVSILCASPPSIFTENWINIIEVNASKIKTKNLDERIIFSVGLSRLVWVYLYRCPETLNNTTRTLTELMRLYLPTKKKENWLTTDLGLINPLTDALVSIGFLHPTFLVETALIPLLRQSFNGTTLENVNYDRLILAINTYKGLLMTTERPNFPQGDSRYYEVDLNSISAMKNETLVSYHEEICAYLNRLFLLLDSNIGSEVWSPENLHLKHPSTTFGAFSFGFNNESDNNIQRKNLNILLFATIIETIPCCMTISKKISYKSSIEILSRNAVHANLLIENSCKLSLKALASKKNPYTFITWFAKYSFDFDEKTQSSYNTSYLASNEYKKLLELYVELLECWLEEFQSYKTEEKKKVIGLDGIQLMKTDSTPDDASETERLEWKNTITVIEEIEGNGLFFLCSHDVSVRKLAIQILKIISRFDEAMVEKTEKLSHNYNNNSHSRSSSLHFAADRGNRLIDLLNEANIIYLIGLHKASLSVAEKSRLSKLNSRYRKGLLINVSESSYGVDGALWQRAFPKLLISIFKSCPMTMALCRSLVCIRLVQMHEIVLRIANDTEYKPSRALPETIIHQWKLYLVSACTSLTSTNDQKLHIPVTIKQHGRKKSQQIFTVQHQKIKSARSIFKMVLPLLSSKHPIIKEAIISGLSSMNINIYKTFIESIDHFLISWKDGNSDNQKRVEMFHILTILSRFLKESIVLEDDWILRRLSEFLRHTKTFLEQDFVQVSFEYQQLRSYFAELLLHYYSAIREHPLMEELFPFEARVSSFNYLKYWCGYGEYASISTMRYAHMINNTESNRDKTAITAGIEFQKNRLETIILEAMVILCSDPITKKLNNSSNIPVIVSFDIKGLLSWIESLFNSQNETVKNLGVRALENLLEKNRENSQLFKDVAVQCISQHDSPSVAVLYYITLCKSVLNLDDLILDEDELVSLGLYGLVSDKEDTRTYAVDLLSAVETKLHNSSYTKVFKERLANSSKSVYKSTAKEISTIFAELLSQELCLRIFSSLVRILDLFPFEIKRDLLVLMVPWVNKFTMKSIDDLETYMVLNNLFHITIDLNNRLPKEVEQIWISLGKGNSFQNTYVSLEYIIETAIQRRNPAFVQKARDVVLYLANVPGSIGLLDTLLDNLEPKSMIPNTNHNITGPVDKNTKDYFIANIWERLNYTGKQVVFSKAQLSIIFLVNLLTDANESVKMKLPTLLHISICLLDHYIPLVQESASRIICNLIFGLSPTHEKSESTVNILRNKQLLWSYDNLVKDKKGARSPKSMDPLVRNIISIFAAVEDLQNLWQKVALKWATTCSVRHIACRSFQVFRSLLTFIDQDMLRDMLHRLSNTISDDNPDIQGFAMQILMTLNAIMAELDSTDLISFPQLFWSIIACMSSVHEQEFIESLSCVTKFISKIDLDSPDTVQCLVATFPSNWEGRFDGLQQITMTGLRSSNSLDITLKCLDKLNLLKDSRIIADPESRLFFALIANLPRFLNAMDHKDFLSIQDATKALIVLSDANNQPSLSRLIDSLAKDKFRSKKDFMSQVVSFISRNYFPQYSAQALIFLLGLLLNELDWIKIQTMEILKYVFPLVDLTRPEFTGVGADLISPLLRLLLTSYEMQALEVLDYVPNVSGSKMDKDVLRISMGNNDVKNNSTVTTTLFGLPEESGWSIPMPTMTAATTRHNVHTVFMSCKNSSIIKDASEDQDNIDEIVEFHADGDYALGRIDTVDSFRVPEEEDASLSHMWAELDNLDSFFTKETSPVPTSPNFQLGLPHDRSDSIDTTNTDHTLNLESAPQLYDKKVSVILNRSLSRTPSSVSFKKYLADSFATNMSRDVSGPENNYQRTSVLNNPLFYRGSEQATRTPTRSSAILSMNTPPLYSSVVENKKSTKSANRQGRHQKHYHLPRF; from the coding sequence atgaatacTGGTTTCACTTTTCCTCCTCAAAGTGGTAACATCGATGATAGCAATGAAACTAAAAATAACATTGAAGGACAGTCCAGAGACCTACTTATTTCCGACATAAATGACAATACTGAGGGAAATATAATGCGTTCCAACTCTTTTGCTCAAGACCATGCTTATTTTCCTTCGAATGATCCTCCTGTTACGGAGTCCAAGTTTCCTGTGATAGATATTCCATCTCCATTAGAGATAGGAGGCCAGAAGATACGATCTGTTTCAGAGCAGAAACCACAGTCTATACCTCTGGAAAATACAGTTCCTCTCACTCCCATGATCAATAATGATGACTTCCACAACCATCCTAAAACAGAACTAAATATACCAGTGGAAAAATCCTTCACTCCCACAGATTCAGTAAATAAACCgatagaagaagaatacgTTGTTAATTTAAGGCAACAAATGGCAACAGATTGGAAAAGTCCTTCGGAGTATGCATTACATATATTATTCACGAAATTTGTTAGACATGCTGAAAGTAAGTTAAATCTTTGTTTACAACATCCATCAAATCCGGAACCTCCAATTATAGACATTTTAGGCGAAGGTGTTGATCCCAGTTTTGACACAATCATTGAGTCTCTAGGTCATATCGCAAGAAAGAAACCAAAGCCTGTGATAGATGCAATGATGTTTTGGAGGAAATCAAAATCTGAATCTGCCAATTCAGCAGCTGAACATGTTCAAACTCTGATCAAGGAATATAATATTAGAGCAAATAATCCATCATTCTCATCAGCCGCTTCCCCAACAACTCCTTCAAGTAGTGGTAGCATAAGTGCAAGTGTCCCAAGGCGATCCATTTCTGCAAAACTTTATAAAACATCAAATGATAACCCAAAACTACTACAACTTCAGCAAAGTATCGAAAAAGAGAAAACCCTTGCATTACAAGCTGATAGAAAGTCATTAATAAGTATTTACATTCTATGTCGTGTTttgattgaaattgttaaaCAATCACCTGAAGACGTAAATGACGACCTTAATGATAAgttagaagaaataatattcaCACAGCTAAAAACAACTGACccattttcaatctcttcAAGCTTGattaaatcttcaaattggAATTCATTCGCGGAATTATTGGGTTGCATGTCTGAAAAGAACTTCCTTTCTGTAAGTGACAGATTTATTGcagatttagaaaaaatgcCTAGTCATATCAGTGAAGAAATGGAACCTAATATACATTTGTTAATACTTGGAATGAGATACATTCGTTTAAAAAACTATCCATTGGATAAGTTCGAAGAGACTGctgattttattaaaagtttatcaaaattttttgcaaGAACGGAAAGTTTGACAGTTAGATTAGCTTACGCAGAAGTAATAAATCAACTATTACTGCCTTTAGCTGGTTCTTTAAGTGCTGAAGTTAACCACCCTACATGGATAGAGGCCATGGAGCTTCTTTTGGAATGTGCAAAAAAGCTAAAATCAGATTCCAAATATTGGGCAAACGGATTTAAACTAATGGTTTCAATTTTGTGTGCATCACCTCCATCAATTTTCACAGAAAACTGGATTAATATAATTGAAGTAAACGCTagcaaaataaaaactAAAAATCTAGACGAACGTATAATTTTCTCAGTAGGTTTATCAAGACTAGTTTGGGTTTATCTTTATAGATGTCCAGAGACCTTAAATAATACAACAAGAACACTCACAGAATTAATGAGGTTATATTTAccaacaaagaaaaaggaaaattgGTTAACAACTGATCTAGGACTAATAAATCCCTTAACTGATGCTCTAGTTTCAATTGGATTTTTACACCCTACCTTTTTAGTAGAAACAGCTTTGATACCTTTGTTAAGGCAGTCATTCAATGGGACAACACTCGAGAATGTTAATTATGATAGATTAATTCTGGCAATTAACACTTACAAAGGACTATTGATGACTACAGAAAGACCTAACTTTCCACAAGGAGATTCAAGATACTACGAGGTAGATTTGAACAGCATCTCAgcaatgaaaaatgaaacgCTGGTCTCGTATCACGAGGAAATCTGTGCGTATCTGAATAGGTTATTTTTGTTATTGGATTCGAATATCGGGTCTGAAGTATGGTCACCGGAAAATTTACATCTTAAACATCCATCTACCACTTTTGGcgctttttcttttggcTTTAACAATGAGAGTGACAACAATATTCAGAGgaagaatttgaatattttgttaTTCGCTACAATTATTGAGACCATTCCTTGCTGTATGAcgatttcaaagaaaatttcttatAAATCAAGTATCGAAATTTTATCAAGGAACGCTGTACATGCCAATTTGTTGATCGAAAATAGTTGTAAACTCTCTTTAAAGGCGCTGGCATCCAAAAAGAATCCTTATACTTTTATAACGTGGTTTGCCAAATActcatttgattttgatgaaaagacACAATCAAGTTATAATACTTCATATTTGGCGTCTAATGAGTATAAAAAACTTTTAGAACTTTACGTAGAGTTATTAGAGTGTTGGTTAGAAGAATTTCAATCATATAAGAccgaagaaaagaaaaaggttATTGGTTTGGATGGGATTCAGCTAATGAAGACAGACAGTACACCTGATGATGCTTCTGAAACCGAGAGACTTGAATGGAAAAATACCATTACAGTTATCGAAGAAATTGAGGGAAATGGtttatttttcctttgTTCACATGATGTTAGTGTGAGAAAGCTCGCAATTCAGATACTAAAGATCATATCAAGGTTTGATGAGGCTATGGTggaaaaaactgaaaaattatcacATAACTATAACAATAATAGCCATTCAAGATCATCTTCACTCCATTTTGCGGCTGATAGAGGCAATAGGTTGATAGATTTACTAAATGAAGctaatataatatatttgattggTTTGCACAAAGCGTCCTTGAGTGTGGCAGAAAAATCGAGACTATCAAAGCTGAATTCCAGATATAGAAAGGGTTTACTGATTAATGTCAGTGAATCTTCTTACGGTGTTGATGGGGCACTTTGGCAAAGAGCGTTTCCAAAACTTTTGATTagtattttcaaatcatgCCCTATGACTATGGCTCTTTGTAGATCACTTGTTTGCATTCGACTTGTCCAGATGCACGAAATAGTTTTACGTATCGCTAATGACACCGAATACAAACCCTCAAGGGCGCTTCCAGAAACTATTATACACCAATGGAAACTGTACCTTGTTTCAGCTTGTACCTCGTTGACTTCAACAAATGATCAAAAATTGCACATACCGGTTACTATCAAGCAACATGGTAGAAAGAAGAGTCAGCAAATCTTTACCGTCCAAcaccaaaaaataaaatccgcaagatcaatttttaaaatggTGTTACCTTTATTAAGCTCCAAGCATCCCATAATCAAGGAGGCAATTATATCTGGCTTAAGTTCGATGAATATCAATATCTACAAAAcattcattgaaagtatAGACCATTTTTTAATTAGCTGGAAAGACGGCAATTCTGATAATCAGAAAAGAGTCGAAATGTTCCATATTTTAACTATATTATCCAGATTTTTGAAGGAATCTATTGTTTTAGAGGATGACTGGATTTTAAGAAGATTATCCGAATTCTTGAGACATACTAAGACCTTTTTGGAACAGGACTTCGTCCAGGTCTCGTTTGAATACCAGCAGTTAAGAAGTTATTTTGCCGAATTATTACTACATTACTACTCTGCAATTCGCGAGCATCCGCTAATGGAGGAACTCTTTCCATTTGAGGCTCGAGTATCATCATTCAACTATTTGAAGTATTGGTGTGGCTACGGCGAATATGCTTCCATATCTACGATGAGGTATGCTCATATGATAAACAACACTGAGTCTAATAGAGACAAGACAGCTATCACAGCAGGTATTGAGTTTCAGAAAAATAGGCTAGAGACAATTATATTGGAGGCGATGGTTATCCTGTGTTCTGATCCGAtcacaaaaaaattgaataattcgTCAAACATACCTGTAATAGTTTCTTTCGACATCAAGGGTCTGCTATCTTGGATCGAGTCCTTATTTAATTCTCAGAATGAAACAGTAAAAAATTTGGGTGTTCGAGCTTTAGAAAACCTgttggaaaaaaatagagaaaACTCACAACTTTTCAAAGACGTCGCTGTACAGTGTATATCACAGCACGACTCTCCATCTGTTGCGGTACTTTATTATATCACCCTGTGTAAATCGGTATTAAATCTGGATGATCTTATTTTGGATGAAGACGAGCTCGTTTCTTTGGGGTTGTATGGGTTGGTATCCGATAAGGAAGACACGAGAACTTACGCCGTTGATCTGTTATCTGCAGTAGAAACCAAACTACACAATTCTTCGTACACCAAGGTTTTCAAAGAACGATTAGCAAATTCCTCCAAGAGTGTATATAAGTCGACCGCCAAAGAAATATCGACTATTTTCGCTGAATTACTGTCTCAAGAACTGTGTTTAAGGATATTTTCAAGCTTAGTGAGGATATTGGACCTATTtccatttgaaataaaaaggGACCTTCTGGTGTTGATGGTTCCATGGGTCAATAAGTTTACCATGAAATCAATAGATGATTTGGAGACGTATATGGTATTGAACAATTTATTTCATATTACGAtagatttgaataatagGCTGCCTAAAGAAGTAGAACAGATTTGGATATCTCTAGGGAAAGGAAATTCATTCCAGAACACATATGTTTCTTTAGAGTATATCATTGAAACGGCTATTCAACGCCGGAACCCTGCTTTTGTGCAGAAAGCAAGAGATGTTGTTCTATATCTTGCAAACGTTCCTGGTAGCATAGGCTTACTTGATACGCTTTTAGACAATCTTGAGCCAAAATCAATGATTCCAAACACGAACCATAACATTACTGGACCAGTGGACAAAAATACTAAGGATTATTTTATTGCAAATATTTGGGAGCGCTTAAATTATACTGGAAAGCAAGTTGTCTTCTCAAAGGCCCAGCTTTCCATAATCTTTTTGGTTAACTTATTAACAGATGCTAATGAATCGGTAAAGATGAAGCTGCCAACCCTGTTGCACATTTCTATTTGTTTATTAGATCATTACATACCTTTAGTTCAAGAGAGTGCTTCTAGAATAATTTGTAACTTGATATTCGGTCTTTCCCCAACACATGAAAAATCAGAAAGTACTGTCAACATATTAAGAAATAAGCAACTCCTTTGGTCTTACGACAATTTAGTGAAAGACAAGAAAGGGGCGAGGTCTCCCAAGTCAATGGATCCTTTAGTAAGAAATATCATAAGTATTTTTGCGGCAGTAGAagatcttcaaaatttgtgGCAAAAAGTAGCTTTGAAATGGGCAACTACATGCTCAGTTCGTCACATTGCATGTCGGTCATTTCAGGTATTCAGGTCTTTACTGACATTTATTGACCAAGATATGTTAAGAGACATGCTTCATAGACTCTCCAATACAATATCTGACGATAACCCTGATATCCAAGGTTTTGCAATGCAGATTCTAATGACCCTGAATGCGATAATGGCAGAATTAGATTCTACAGATTTAATTAGTTTCCCTCAATTATTTTGGTCAATTATTGCATGTATGAGTAGTGTACATGAGCAAGAATTCATAGAATCCCTATCCTGTGTGACCAAGTtcatatcaaaaattgatttagACTCTCCTGATACCGTACAGTGCCTTGTTGCCACATTTCCCTCTAACTGGGAAGGACGCTTTGATGGGTTACAACAAATTACTATGACGGGCCTGAGATCAAGTAATTCTTTAGATATCACACTCAAATGTTTGGATAAATTGAACTTACTGAAGGACAGCAGGATTATAGCAGACCCGGAATCTCGTCTTTTCTTTGCTTTGATTGCCAATCTTCCGAGATTTCTAAACGCAATGGACCACAAAGATTTTTTATCTATTCAGGACGCAACAAAGGCATTAATTGTTCTCTCGGATGCCAACAACCAACCATCCCTTTCAAGATTAATAGATTCCTTGGCAAAGGACAAATTTAGATCCAAAAAAGATTTTATGAGTCAGGTCGTAAGTTTTATTTCTAGAAATTATTTTCCACAGTATTCTGCACAAGCACTGATTTTTCTATTAGGTTTATTGCTGAATGAATTAGATTGGATTAAAATCCAAACGatggaaattttgaagtatGTCTTTCCTCTCGTGGACTTGACAAGACCAGAATTTACTGGTGTTGGGGCTGATTTGATTTCTCCATTATTGAGACTTCTTTTGACTTCATATGAGATGCAAGCTTTAGAGGTCTTAGATTATGTTCCTAACGTCTCTGGGAGTAAAATGGATAAGGACGTGTTGAGGATAAGTATGGGTAATAATGACGTGAAAAACAACAGCACGGTTACCACAACACTCTTTGGTTTACCTGAAGAAAGTGGCTGGTCCATCCCAATGCCAACTATGACAGCTGCCACAACCCGACATAATGTCCATACAGTGTTTATGTCTTGTAAAAATAGCAGCATTATCAAGGATGCTTCAGAAGACCAGgataatattgatgaaattgttgaaTTCCATGCCGATGGAGACTACGCTTTAGGAAGGATTGATACAGTCGATTCTTTCCGTGTCCCCGAAGAGGAAGATGCTTCGCTAAGCCATATGTGGGCAGAATTGGATAATCTGGACAGTTTTTTCACCAAGGAAACGTCACCAGTGCCAACGTCCCCAAATTTCCAGTTAGGCCTACCACATGACAGATCAGATTCCATCGATACCACCAATACAGATCATACTTTGAATTTAGAATCAGCGCCTCAATTATACGACAAAAAGGTGTCTGTTATTCTTAATAGAAGTTTATCACGAACTCCCTCAAGTGTTTCTTTTAAGAAGTATCTTGCGGATTCTTTTGCTACAAATATGAGTCGTGATGTCTCGGGACCTGAAAATAATTATCAAAGAACAAGTGTTCTGAATAATCCTTTATTTTATAGAGGAAGTGAACAAGCTACACGTACTCCCACTAGAAGCTCTGCTATATTGAGCATGAACACCCCGCCCCTATATTCCTCTGTagttgaaaataaaaaatcgACTAAAAGTGCAAACAGACAGGGAAGGCATCAAAAACACTATCATTTACCTCGTTTTTAG
- the ASG1 gene encoding Asg1p (similar to Saccharomyces cerevisiae ASG1 (YIL130W); ancestral locus Anc_2.231), whose amino-acid sequence MPEQQQQQVKRRRVTRACDECRKKKVKCDGQQPCIHCTVYSYECTYNQPSKRTNSSVTGSMSATNISSQNMLSTLNIQSGSAASSAGTRKYNTKSSKLQHQIDRYRQLFNEMLPGMPSDINTVDIPTFIQILRNFKGNSNSFLDDVVKEYRLIVDNESEQTASLQSPTYSSPDPLHRSTSTASVNGIALERSVTPQSIGREIKIILPPKPIALQFVYNTWHSCFVLLRIYHRPSFLKQLDELYETDPHNYTVEQMKFLPLCYSTMAVGALFSKSTISKNNYTKGQDDKNKFLQDEGYKYFIAARKLIDITNTRDLNSIQTVLMLFIFLQCSARLSSCYTYIGVAMRSVLREGYHRASDPNDPNINPIELEMKKRLFYNVYKMDIYINAMLGLPRSLRVEDFDQTLPIELSDENITAEGYFYERQKGELSSIAISNQHTKLIMVFDTIVSELYPLKKTNNMISHETVTRLEAKLTEWVDNLPVELRPTTDAIPPKYERANKLLQLSFLHVQIILYRPFIHYLSRNFTSTVKPDKLSLERARNSLTVARTVIRMAQELINKNLISGSYWYANYTIFYSVAGLLFYIHEAELPDRESAKEYYEILKDAEQGRNILMQLKDTSMAANRTYNILNKLFEKLNARTIQLSMTHKSPYEAQASILSSNLNAENNNMESLVNMSPQTNSTNGAADIDTNYNFDNFIKNLNSSSPSQASVAPVMSNLSIENIASNDGNGRLSSLENDDEESSTSKSIPIESMFIKQNSRDDNINDRKIYGLDQASNLPYDAFKNNGENDNTGAIKNVEALSKEDREKFALLNSNSDILNVFDELDTQLFGKYVRNPLPLPDDTSPAN is encoded by the coding sequence ATGCCAgaacaacagcaacaacaagTGAAAAGAAGGAGAGTCACAAGAGCTTGCGATGAGTGtaggaagaagaaggttaAATGTGATGGTCAGCAGCCCTGTATTCACTGTACTGTGTATTCCTATGAGTGTACCTACAACCAGCCAAGCAAGCGGACAAATAGTTCAGTCACCGGTAGCATGAGTGCTACAAACATCTCGTCACAAAATATGTTATCCACTTTGAATATTCAGTCAGGTAGCGCTGCATCTTCCGCAGGGACTAGAAAGTATAATACCAAAAGTTCTAAGTTACAACATCAAATTGATAGATACAGACAATTGTTCAACGAAATGTTGCCGGGAATGCCATCAGATATTAATACAGTTGATATTCCAACATTTATACAAATTTTGAGGAATTTTAAAGGAAACTCTAACAGTTTTCTCGATGACGTTGTGAAAGAGTATCGTCTAATTGTAGACAATGAATCTGAACAGACGGCATCCCTACAATCGCCAACTTATTCGAGCCCTGATCCCTTACATAGAAGTACAAGTACCGCAAGTGTTAACGGTATTGCTCTAGAAAGAAGTGTTACGCCTCAATCAATAGGACgagaaatcaaaattattttgcCCCCAAAACCAATTGCTTTACAGTTTGTTTACAACACTTGGCACTCGTGTTTTGTACTTCTGAGAATTTATCATAGGCCATCATTTTTGAAGCAATTGGATGAATTGTACGAAACTGATCCTCATAATTATACTGTAgaacaaatgaaattcttgCCCTTATGCTATTCAACCATGGCAGTAGGTGCTCTGTTCTCCAAATCGACTATTAGCAAAAATAATTATACCAAAGGACAAGATGATAAAAACAAATTCTTACAAGATGAAGGTTATAAATACTTCATTGCTGCTAGAAAACTTATAGACATTACTAATACTCGTGATCTCAATTCGATACAGACCGTACTGATgcttttcatctttttgcAGTGTTCGGCCCGTCTATCGAGTTGTTATACATATATTGGTGTAGCCATGAGAAGTGTGCTGAGAGAAGGGTATCACAGAGCTTCGGATCCAAATGATCCTAATATCAATCCAATTGAACtggaaatgaaaaaaagactGTTCTATAATGTTTACAAAATGGACATTTACATCAATGCTATGTTGGGATTGCCAAGGTCTTTAAGGGTTGAGGATTTTGACCAAACTTTACCAATAGAGTTGTCTGACGAGAATATTACTGCAGAAGGTTACTTTTATGAGAGACAAAAAGGTGAGCTCTCTAGCATTGCAATTTCTAACCAACACACCAAACTGATAATGGTATTTGATACAATTGTCAGTGAACTTTACCCTTTGAAAAAGACCAACAATATGATTTCACATGAAACTGTTACAAGACTGGAGGCTAAACTGACGGAATGGGTAGATAATCTACCAGTAGAATTGAGACCTACCACAGATGCTATCCCACCAAAATATGAAAGAGCAAATAAACTGTTGCAGCTATCATTTTTACATGTTCAAATTATTCTTTATAGACCGTTCATCCACTATCTGTCCAGAAATTTTACTTCAACTGTAAAACCAGATAAATTATCTTTGGAACGAGCCAGGAATTCTCTAACGGTAGCAAGAACCGTGATAAGAATGGCTCAGgaattaataaataaaaatttaatttctgGTTCGTACTGGTACGCGAACTATACTATTTTTTATTCAGTTGCCGGCTTGTTGTTTTACATACACGAAGCTGAACTTCCGGACAGAGAAAGTGCAAAGGAATATTACGAAATTCTCAAGGATGCTGAACAAGGCAGGAACATCCTAATGCAATTAAAAGATACGAGTATGGCAGCTAATAGAACTTATaacattttgaataagttatttgaaaaattgaatgcaAGGACGATACAATTGTCAATGACTCATAAGTCACCCTATGAGGCACAGGCATCAATTTTGAGCTCTAATCTTAATGCTGAAAACAATAACATGGAGTCTTTAGTGAATATGAGTCCGCAGACCAATTCCACTAATGGTGCTGCGGATATAGACACTAACTACAATTTTGACAATTTCATAAAAAACCTGAATTCCTCTTCCCCATCACAGGCTTCGGTTGCTCCTGTTATGTCTAATCTTTCgattgaaaatattgctTCAAACGATGGTAATGGCCGTTTAAGCAgtttagaaaatgatgacGAAGAGAGCTCCACATCTAAAAGTATTCCTATCGAAAGCATGTTCATTAAACAGAACTCTAGAGATGATAACATTAACGATAGAAAGATATATGGGTTGGATCAAGCTTCAAATCTCCCTTATGACGCCTTTAAGAATAACGGCGAGAATGATAACACTGGGGCTATCAAAAATGTTGAAGCGCTTAGCAAAGAAGATAGAGAGAAATTTGCTCTGCTCAATTCGAACAGTGATATACTAAATGTCTTTGATGAACTAGATACCCAGTTATTTGGCAAGTATGTCAGAAACCCGCTGCCTTTGCCTGATGATACCAGTCCGGcaaactga